Within Chloroflexota bacterium, the genomic segment TTGATCTTGCGCGACCGGCGATAGACGCGTACGCCACGCGAACGCGCCAGCGAACAACACGACGATTGCCGATACGAGCGCGCCGATCAACGCGCCGATCGCGAACACATCCGGTCCCACCACCTTGAGACGATCCACGCCGGCGACGACGCCGCTGCCATTCGTGCCGACGAACAAGCTCGTCGCGGTCTGCGGGTCTACCGCAATCGAAAGCACGTCGGCAACGACGAGACCTTCGTTCGCCGCCGCCCAGGTCGCGCCGGCATCTTCACTGCGATACAAGCCGCGGTCCGTGCCGACGTAGACCACGCCGGGCGACCCAGGATTGAGCGCGATCACTTGAAAACGCGCGCGCGCCGGGAACGCGCCGCGTCCCAGGGCTTGCCATTGCGCGCCGGCATTGTCGCCACGGTAAACGCCGGCAGAAGCAAAACCGATATAGAGCGATTGCGCGTCCGCCGCGAGCGTGCGCACTTCATCTTGCGGCAGATCCGTTCCGGTGAGCGCCTGCCACGCCGCGCCCGGTTTCGCCATGTCGAGCCGGAACAAGCCGCGTTCGGTGCCGGCGTAGAGCGTCGCCGGCGATACGAACACCAACGCGGTCACGCGCGACACGTCGCCGATCCCGTTCGTTTGCCGCGCCCAGGTTTGTCCCTTATCCGTACTCTTGAACAACCCGCGTCCTTGCGTGCCGGCGTACAACTCGGTCGTTGTCCCTGAACTGGCAAAGGCGAGACTACTGATCGGCGTATTCGGTGCGATGCTTTCGATCACGCGCGCAAACGTCGCGCCGCCATCGCGTGAAACGAACACCGCGCTGCCCCAAGTGCCGGCGTAAATCGTTTGATCGTCCGCCGGATCGCGCGCGAGCGAAATCACGTACGGATCGCTCAAACCCTGCGCGTCGCGCCAACTTGCGCCGCGATCGCGGCTGATGTGCAAACCGAAACGCGTCGCCGCGAACAGCGTCGGCGGATTCCCCGGCGCGAGCATCAACGCGTGAATACTCGTGTTGACGAGTCCAGTGTTGAGCGCCTGCCAACTCGCATTGTCGTCCGCGGTCTTCCACACGCCGCGCACCGTGCCGGCGTACACCGCGTTCTTATCGCCAAATGCAAGCGTCAACACCGGCGCATCGCCGGGGATGCTCTTGACCTGAGACCAATTCGCGCCGGCATCGGTCGAACGCCACACGGTTTGCGCGATGACCGCAAACACGCGGTCCGGCTGCCGTGGGTCACTCGCGAGCGGCTTGACCAAACCGTTCGCCAACGTGCCGGTCACCGCGCTCCACGACTTGCCGTCGCGACTGCGAAACAAACCCTGGGTCGTACCAACGAGTAATCCACTTTTTGTCGCAGCGATAGATTGGGGACGCGCACCCACCGGCAAACCGTCGGCACTGGCAAGCCAGTGCGCTCCGCGATCACGCGAGACATAGATGCCCGCGTCGGTCGCGGCAAATACGCCCTCTGCTAAAATCGCGATGCCGGAAACGCGCGCGGCGGGCAAATCGCGATTGACTTCGCTCCACGCGTCGCCATTGTTGTCGCTGCGTAACACCGTCGTCGCGGTACCCGCATAGAGCATCCCGGTCACGGGATCGCTTGCCAGCGTAAAAATAATTTGCTCCGCGATGCGCGGGTCGGTGAGCGTCCAGGTCGCACCGCCATCGTTTGTGCGATACACGCCCGTCTGTGTGCCGGCAAGAACCTGGGTCGGCTCGCGCAGAACCACGAGCGAATTCACCGTCAAATCTTCCGCCAACCCTTTAGACGCCGGGTCCCAGCGCGCGCCATCGTCGCGCGTGACAAACGCGCCGCCGTTCGTGCCGGCATACGCGACCCCCGTGGCAATTGCGAGCGCGTTGATTTGTCCACCGGCCGGTCCACCAGTCGACGACCATACGACCCCACCATTTGCGAACGCGGTGGGGGTTAAAGAAAAGAGCAAACACAGTCCAAGCAAAAATAAAACACGCCGTTGGGTCACGGCAATCCTCCAGCGTACATTACTCAATCCATCCTTGCGAAGGATGAATTACTGACCATTGTCGGGTCAATTATAAATGAAAGAGAAGGCAAAGTAAACCGGTCAATCGTACTACCTTAAGAAATTCGCGCGTCGGAAATTTCCATTCCCAGGACGATTGGTTTATTTTGCGACAAGATTCGTCAGTTGGTCTCAAAACAAATCTTTACCGCAACCATCGTGAAAATAAAGAATCCAGGTTTCTTCCCTTCGGGGAAACCTGGATTCTGGCGAAGGCATTGGGAGTCGTTTTAATTCGCGTTGGGGAGCGGTCGAAACTTGTACGCATAAACGATCAATCCGTTTTCGCCGTATTCACGCAACTTGCGCGTGACCATTTCAACGCGCTGACCGATTTTCAAATCGCTGGGATTGACATCCGTGATTTGCGCTTCGACCATCGGTCCTTCATCGAGCTTGATCATGCCGACGATGTACGGCAAATTACCCTCGTGTCCCAGCGGCGCTTGATACACCGTCGAAAACGAGTACACCTCGCCGTGTCCATCGAATTCGTGCGGCGTGAGGTTTTGCGATTTACATTCGGTGCACACCTGACGCGGCGGAAAAAATTTCGCGCCGCAATTCGCGCACACCGTACCTTCAAGCCGATATCGTTGATCCTTCAATCGCCAACTACGCGCTAAATCCATAAAAACCCCAACTGCCCGAGTTCCCTTATTTCCTTTCAGGGGAAATGAAGGAAATGAGGGAAATCGGAAAAGTCAATTCGTAAAGATATGCGTCACCGCGTTCGCCGCGACGCCACCGAGCGATTGCGTCATCGCGATGCGCGCGTTCGGAACCTGGTTCTTGCCGGCTTCGCCGCGCAGTTGCGTCACCGCTTCGACCGCTTGATACACGCCGGTCGCGCCGACCGGATGCCCGCGCGCTTTCAACCCGCCCATCGTACTCACGGGCAGTTTGCCCTTGGGCGTCAGTTCACCTTCGCGCGCGAAATTGATTCCGCGTCCGCGTTCGGCAAACCCGGACGCTTCAAGCGACATGACGCTCATGATCGAGAACGCGTCGTGTACCTCGAACAAATCAATGTCGTTCGGCGTCACGCCGGCTTGCGCGTACGCTTTCTTCGACGAAAGTTCCGCCGCGCCGAGCCACAATGGATCGCGCCGGTCATGCAACGCGAGCGAATCGGTTGCGGACGCGCTCGCCGCGATTTTTACCGCGCGCGCGCGTGTGCCGTTGAGATTGTCCGTCGCCATCAAGACGACCGCCGCAGCGCCATCGCCAATCGGCGCAGAATCCATCACGCTGATCGGGTCGGCGACGTTGCGCGAATTTTTGTACTGGTCGAGTGTGATCGGCGAACGGAACATGGCGTACGGATTGTGCGCCGCGTTCGCGTGCGCGTTCACCGAGAACATGGCGAAATCTTCCGGCACCAAGTCGTACTCGTGCATGTACCGTTTCATCAACAGCGCGTTGAGCGCGACGAATGAAATGCCGTGAATCGTTTCGTACTCCGAGTCCGCCGCCATCGCGAGCGCCGCCGTCGTGCCGCAGTTCGACAATTCGGTCAACTTTTCTGCGCCGACGACGATGACCGCGTCGAATTGTCCGGATGCGACTGCGAGGTAGCCGACGCGCAACGCGCCGCCACCGCCGCCGCACGCGGCTTCGACCTTGAGCGCCTCGATGCCGCGCAAGCCCACCTCGTCCGCAATGAGCGCGCCGAGATTTTCCTGCCCGGTCAATTCGCCGCTCAACATATTCCCGACGTAGAGCGCGTCCGCGTAATCCACGTGCGCGTCCTTCATCGCGTCGAGTACGGCTTCGGTCGCCAGATTACGCAACGACTTGTCCCAGTGTTCTTTTACTTTCGTTTGTCCGATGCCTGCAATTGAAACGCTACGCATGAGTGCCTCCGAAAAATCCGGTAATTGGTAAATGGTAATTACCACTTACCATTTTCTAATTCATAACCAACTTGCCGCGATACCGCGCGTACATCGCGTAATCAATCACCTCACGGCGTTGCACGTACCACATCGTCTTGGGCGCGTGCGCGCGCCGTTCCGCGATCTGTTCGGTCACGACCCAGATAAACGAGTCGCTGCCCGCGCCGCTACCGAACGAGCACATGAAAATCCGGTCGCCCGGTTTCGCCACGTCGAGCACGGCGGTCATGCCGATCATCGCCGCGCCGCTGTAGGTGTTTCCGATTTTACCACTCAACAGACCAACGGCGATTTGCTCTTTGGCAAATCCGAGTTGCTTTGCCACCGTGCTGGGAAATTTCACATTCGGTTGATGGAAAATCGCGTACGCGAAATCGCTCGGCTTGTAGCCGGTCGCATCGAGCAAACCGCGCGCGCTCGCGAGCGTGTGCGCGAAGTATGCTGGCTCGCCAGTAAAACGATTGCCGTGTTCAGGATAGTGCATGTGTTGTCGCCGGAAAAAGTCCGGCGTGTCGGTGACGTACGAGTGCGACGCTTCGAGGTACGCAACCGAGCGCTCTTTCGGTCCGAGGATGTACGCCGCGCCGCCCGCGCCGGCGGTATATTCGAGCGCGTCGCCGGGACGACCTTGTGCCGTGTCCATGCCAATTGCCATCGCGTACTCTGCCATCTCCGAGCCGACGAGCGCAATCGCGGCTTGCATCGCTTCGGTGCCGGCTTTGCATGCAAATTCCCAGTCGCCGGCAAGCACTGAACCCGCCGCGCCAATCGCTTCCGCGACCATTGTCGAGGACGGCTTGACCGCGTACGGATGCGACTCGCTGCCGACCCAGACCGCGCGCAATTCATTCGCCGTGATGTTTGCGCGCGCGAGCGCGTTCCGCGCCGCTTCGATACTCATCGTCACCGTATCTTCGTCCAGACCTGGGACGGCTTTTTCCTCAATCGGCAAACCTTCGTCCGCGCCGCTCCACACGCGCGCGATTTCTTCCGCGCGAATGCGAAAGCGCGGCACGTATGCGCCGTAGCCGACAATCCCCACTTCGCGTTTCGGTTTCATTACTTTTGACATTTTTTATCCACACAATATTTTTGGAGGTTGGAAATTGGAGGTTGGAGGTTAGAACCTACAAGTATGCGTTCCAACTTCTAACTTCCAACATCTAATCTCTAATCTCCAATAATTCCTTCGCCCTTGTAATCCGCACATCCTTTTCGCGCGTCATCTGTTCCGCGATGCGCTCGATCTGTTCGCCAGTCGCGCCTGCGGCAATCGCGATTTGGCGCGCGTGCAACTCCATGTGTCCGCGCTGAATGCCTTCGCCGGCGAGCGCGCGCAACGCACCCAGGTTTTGCGCGAGTCCGACCGACGCGAGCACACCCGCAAATTCCGGCGCGGTTTTCACGCCGAGAATTTTCAACGCGATTTTCGCGGACGGATGCGCGTTGACCGTGCCACCGATGATGCCACTCGGAATCGGCAATTCAATCGAGCCGATCAAATCGCCGTTCGCCGCACAGTCCCATTGCGAGAGCGCGCGGTACTGTCCATCGCGCGCGGCGTACGCGTGCGCGCCGGCTTCGACGCCGCGCCAATCGTTCGCGGTCGCCACGACGACCGCGTCAATGCCATTCATAATTCCCTTGTTGTGCGTCGCCGCGCGATACGGATCAATCTCCGCGAGCGTTTGCGCCTCAACGATGCGCGTCACAAGTTCATCGCCCAAATCGTTTTTCGAAACGCGGCACGACGCGCGCGCGAGGCGCCGGTCGGCGAGATTCGAGAGAATACGCAAGACGACATGTCCACCGGTCAGTTGTTCGAGCAGGGGAGCAATCGCTTCGCACGAGGTGTTGACCGAGTTCGCGCCCATCGCGTCGCGCACATCTACGAAAAGATGGACGACGACCATCGCGCCGACACGCGATTCGTGAAACACACGCACTTCAAAATCGCGCACGCCGCCGCCAAACTCGACGAGCGTGGATTTCGCGTTCGCGAGCGCGAGGATTTCGTCGTGTGCAGCGAGAATTTTTTCGCGCGCGGATTCAACATCGCGAACGAGCACTTGGACTTGACCGATCATCATCGGCGCGTCGGTGCTCGCAGTGAATCCGCCGGTATCGCGCACGAGTTTCGCGATGTGGCTCGCCGCGGCGACGACGGACGGCTCTTCAATCGCCATCGGAATCAAATAATCGCGTCCATTGACCATAAAATTGGCGGCAATGCCGATGGGCAAACCGTGAATACCGATTACATTCTCGACCAGCCGATTTGCCAATTCTGGCGTCAAACCGCCAGTTGCAAGCGCGCCGAGTTCGTTTTCTGTCAAATTTGCGAGCTCACCAACGAGGTTTCGTCGTTCAGCGACGCTCAAGCGAAAAAATCCAGAAAGGCGTGAATTTTGAGCCAATTTTGAACAATTCTCCGACAGGATAGCAAACGACCAGGGCGAATTATACTCTAGTGAAACTTCCAAAAACTACCAGAGTGCTTGGTTTTGCTTTCAAACTGTAGTTAGGTTGACAGAAAACGAAAACGCACCCGATTGAGATCGGATGCGCTGGTCGTTATCGGAGGAATTGGCGATTACGCCAAAGCGTGAGAGGTGTGGCGCGCAAACGAACGTTTGAGAACTTGGACGGTCTTGAGTGGAAGATCAATCAGGAGGAAGAAATCGGCGGGGTACAGATAATCCTCACCGCTTTCATCAACAACCCGCAAATCTCCGTCTGCCTCGGCTTCAATATCTGCCAAGACTGGATAGATTTTGTGCAATTCGAGTGAGGCAGGATATTCGGTGTTGTTTACACAGACGGAAAAATGTGTCGCATGTGAGTGGGGACGTTTTAGTTTTCTATTAAATTCCTTTCTGCCAATTCCGTGCGCCTCGTACCAATGAACCTCGGCACGCCGAATCAATCCATTTGAAAGCCGAACCCAAGCAATCCCTTTCATCTTACGCCATGCCCGGTTCCGTATTGCTTCCTCGGACGATTGATATCTCGAATTCCCTTACCGAGTGCAATCGTCTGAATGTCGCGGATTTCGCTGATGATCTCGAATGACATCCGAGGCATCTCCTGTCACATCGGCTGATGAAGCTATCATACAGAACTACGCGCTACTTGTCAACGTTTTCGCCCTGACTTTGCACTTCCATTGTCGCGAGCGTTTTCGCCACTTCTTGAATCGCGATTTTTTGCTTGCGGTACAAATCGGTCTCACTGATTGCGAGTTGGTACGCAATCTCGCGAATCTTTTTGCCCTGAACGAATTTAAGTTCGAGAATGTTGTACAGCACCCACTCGGGCGCGGTGAGTGAACGTTGTCCGTCCGGCTTGAGCGTCTCGATTGCGTGCGCGATTTGCGCGCGCAACGCGCGGACGCGATTCCCTTCGTGATCCGCGAGCGCGTCTTGCACGATACGCAAACGCAACAACGGACTCTCCGTCAATTTCGGTCCACCCCACAAATGATCGAGCGCGTCTTTGACCGCGCGATGGAACGCCGGCGTTTCGGGCAACAATTCTTCTTCGACGCGTTCCGCTTGGAGCGCGCCGACGTAACGCGGCTTGCTGCGCGCGCGTTGCAAGAGCGCGATTTCGCTGCTGATTTCTTCGAGGACGCTGAACACGCCTTGTTGCAACTGCCGGTCTTCGAGCGCGAGTTCGGCTTGGTCGGCGAGCGCGGCGACGAGTTTTTGTTCGTGCTCACTCAAGTCTGGCTGTGGCGCGCGCCCGGCGACCGCCATTATCCCGCGCACACCCTCGGATGATTTGGCATGTAGTCGCCAGAGCCAAAAGCCATCGCACGCGATAAACCCTTCGCCGTCTTGCTGAGTAATCACGGTCTCGAAATCGGTCGCGTCGAGGAACTGGCGCACGCGTTCGCGCGTGCCGACGACGGTTTCGATGCGCCACGCGTCGCCTTCCGGCGAAATGATGAAACCTTGTTGCACGCGCAATAGATCGCACGTCGCGCTCAAAATGTTTTCGAGCAGTTGCCGCAAATCGCTCGTCGTGAGCAGGCGGCTGTCAATTTCCTGAATGCGTTCGAGTTCAAAGCGGTCGCCCCAGAAAATCAACTTGTCGAGAAACGGCTTGGCGAGGTTGATCGCGAGTTCGAGCGCGACAATCGCGACGATGACGGTCGAAAACAAAACCGTTTCGCGCGAGAGCCCGAGCCAGCGTTCGACCGTCGGCACAGCGAGCATCAACCCGACGACCGCGGTCGCGACGAACGGACCACGCAGCAAAAAGTGGACGAGGTTGTGCTTGACCACGCGATCGGGCGCGAGCGCGCCTTGATACGCGACCGTGTACGCCATCACGGTAATCATCATCCCGACCCCGGCTTTGGCGATCAGCGTGAGCACGAGCAACAACCACAGCGAGAACTCGGCGGGAAAACTCGCAATGATGAGGTACGGAAACACGCCGAGCGCGGGCGCAATAAACGCGGTGGACAAGTAATCCATTCGTCGTCGCGTCGTCGAGGTGAGACAACGTCGCCGCGCTTTACGCAGATTGTACCAACCCCACAGCGTCAGGGTGAAGAAAAAAATCGCGAATAGAATGAACATCGGACCGGCGGCGAATTGCGCGGCTTGCGGATAGAAAAAACCCTCGCGCACGACCAGATCGGTGAGGACGACGAGAAACAGGAACGTGCCGCTCGCGATGTACGCGAGCCAGGTCGCGAGGCGGCGGCGCGGCGAGTACGCGTTCGTCGAGCGCAGAACCGCGTCGGAGAAATGCAAATACTCGGCAGGGATGAACGCGATGCCGATCCATTTGAACTTGAGCCAGAGTGTCGCGTCCATCGGTGTTTCGACGCGCGACAGAAACACATCGCCGACATAGACGATCGCGATGAACGCGAGGAGTGCGGAGAAAGAGCGCGCGACCGAATTGCGAAAATTGTTCGCGGAGAGATAGAGGAATAACGAGAAGGCGACGATGATGATCGCGGCAGAGGAAATGACGTTAGTCAGCGTCAGGGCAGAAACGATAAGGTTAAGCATACGAACTGGAAAAATTATTCAGAGGCGCAACGCGCGAATGGTAACACGTACTACAGATTGCGTATTGCGTCAATTAGACACGGACAAACCAAACGAGATACAAGTACATGAACACCGCGGCAAAAAGAAAACTATCAATCCGATCCAACATCCCACCGTGACCGGGAATGAGATTACCGGAATCTTTCGCGCCGAATTGGCGTTTGACGAGCGATTCGGCAAGATCGCCGAACGCGCCGGCAACGCCGATACCCAGACCCGCGACGATGCCGTGCAATATTGGCAAACCGAACACAAGCGCGCACAGTCCGCCGACGATGGTGGACGCGATCCAACTACCGATCGCGCCCTCGCGCGTTTTCTTGGGACTAACGTCCGGGAAAAAACGGTGCTTGCCCAGGCGCGTGCCGGCAAAGTACGCCGCCGCGTCCGACGCCCAATTCGTCAGGAACAATGTCGCGGTCCACCAAAAGCCATTGTTCGGCGACGCGCGCAGCAGAACCGCGTACGCGCCCGTGCCACCCAGGTAGAGCGCGCCCACGAGCGTCAATGCCCAACCGACAATCCAGCCCTCCGCGCGCCGAAACAGCGCGAGCGTCATCGTCACAACGCCGCCGCCAATGACAATTTCGCGCAGCAGGTTCCAGCGAAAATGCGCGTCGAGGAGCATGAGCGTGATGAGAGCGAGACCCACGATGGGTTGAGGATGGTGTCCCGCGTGGCGCGCCATCGCAAAGTACTCCCAGCCCGAAAGCAGGAGACCGGCGAGCGCAAACACGAGGAAGGGGAGATCGCCCAGAATCGTCGCCACGATGACGATGGGGATCATGATGAACGCGCTGACAAAGCGGATTTTGAGCACAGCGAGGACTCGGGTTCGCTAAACGTTTTCCAATTTGCCAAAACGCCGTTGGCGATGACTGAACGCAAGTAGTGCGTTGTACAGTTCTTGTTTGTCGAAATCGGGCCAATACGTCGGTGTGCTATAGTACTCGGCGTACGCCGCTTGCCAAATCAAAAAGTTCGACAAGCGCATTTCGCCGGCGGTACGCACGATCAGATCGGGGTCGGGCAACTCGGCGGAGTAGAGATAACTGGCGAACAACGCTTCGTCCACTTGTTCCGGCGCAATGCCCTCGCGCAGCATCCGACGAATCGCGTTGAGAATCTCGGCGCGACCGCCGTAATTGAACGCGACGTTGAGCGTGATGCGCGCATTGTGCTGGGTCAGATCAATCGCTTGCCTGACCGCGTGTTTCATTTGATCGCTGATACCATCCAGCGTGCCCAAGTGACGCAACCGGACGCCGTTCTTGTGCAGTTCGACGACCTCGCGCGAGATGACCTCTTCAAAAATACCGAGCAACCCACGCACTTCGTCATTCGGACGTCCCCAGTTTTCGGTCGAGAACGCGTAGATGGTGAGCACCTGAACGCCAAACTCGACCGCGCCTTCGAGGACGCGGCGCATGTTCTCGACGCCCGCGCGATGTCCTTCATTGCGCGGCAAACCGCGTTGCTGTGCCCAGCGTCCGTTCCCATCCATAATGATCGCAACGTGCGCCGGAATCTTAGTGAGTTGGCTTTTATCTAGTTCCATAATCTTAGTTGGATAGTGCGATAGTGCGATAGTTGCAAGCCGCCTATCGTGCTATCGAACGATCAAACTTCCATGATTTCCGCTTCTTTTTTCTTACCGATCTCATCGGTTAGCCCGATGTACTTGTCGGTCAATTCCTGCAACAGTTCCTTGCCTTTGAAATGCTGATCCTCGGAAATCATTTTTTCTTCTTCGAGGTCTTCCAAATCTTTCAGCCCATCGCGGCGAACGTTGCGCAGCGCGATGTGCGTCTCCTCGATATGTTTGCGAACGACCTTGGTCAACTCGCGGCGGCGTTCTTCGGTCAGCGCGGGAATCGCGAGCCGGATGATTTTGCCGTCGTTGTTCGGCGTCAAACCGAGATCGGATTTCAGGATCGCTTTTTCGATGACGGACAGCGTCGCGGGATCGAACGGCTTGATCGTCAACAGACGCGGTTCGGGTGCGGCGATGGACGCGAGTTGTTGCAACGGCGTCGGCGTGTTGTAATAGTCCACCTTGAGCGGCTCAACGAGCGCGGGCGACGCGCGACCGGTGCGAATGCCCACCAGTTCGCGCTTGAGCGCCTCGAGCGTTTTTTTCATTTTACTTTCGGCATCGGC encodes:
- the frr gene encoding ribosome recycling factor, whose protein sequence is MIDDVKADAESKMKKTLEALKRELVGIRTGRASPALVEPLKVDYYNTPTPLQQLASIAAPEPRLLTIKPFDPATLSVIEKAILKSDLGLTPNNDGKIIRLAIPALTEERRRELTKVVRKHIEETHIALRNVRRDGLKDLEDLEEEKMISEDQHFKGKELLQELTDKYIGLTDEIGKKKEAEIMEV
- a CDS encoding hydroxymethylglutaryl-CoA reductase, degradative, whose product is MAQNSRLSGFFRLSVAERRNLVGELANLTENELGALATGGLTPELANRLVENVIGIHGLPIGIAANFMVNGRDYLIPMAIEEPSVVAAASHIAKLVRDTGGFTASTDAPMMIGQVQVLVRDVESAREKILAAHDEILALANAKSTLVEFGGGVRDFEVRVFHESRVGAMVVVHLFVDVRDAMGANSVNTSCEAIAPLLEQLTGGHVVLRILSNLADRRLARASCRVSKNDLGDELVTRIVEAQTLAEIDPYRAATHNKGIMNGIDAVVVATANDWRGVEAGAHAYAARDGQYRALSQWDCAANGDLIGSIELPIPSGIIGGTVNAHPSAKIALKILGVKTAPEFAGVLASVGLAQNLGALRALAGEGIQRGHMELHARQIAIAAGATGEQIERIAEQMTREKDVRITRAKELLEIRD
- a CDS encoding phosphatidate cytidylyltransferase, producing MLKIRFVSAFIMIPIVIVATILGDLPFLVFALAGLLLSGWEYFAMARHAGHHPQPIVGLALITLMLLDAHFRWNLLREIVIGGGVVTMTLALFRRAEGWIVGWALTLVGALYLGGTGAYAVLLRASPNNGFWWTATLFLTNWASDAAAYFAGTRLGKHRFFPDVSPKKTREGAIGSWIASTIVGGLCALVFGLPILHGIVAGLGIGVAGAFGDLAESLVKRQFGAKDSGNLIPGHGGMLDRIDSFLFAAVFMYLYLVWFVRV
- a CDS encoding hydroxymethylglutaryl-CoA synthase; amino-acid sequence: MSKVMKPKREVGIVGYGAYVPRFRIRAEEIARVWSGADEGLPIEEKAVPGLDEDTVTMSIEAARNALARANITANELRAVWVGSESHPYAVKPSSTMVAEAIGAAGSVLAGDWEFACKAGTEAMQAAIALVGSEMAEYAMAIGMDTAQGRPGDALEYTAGAGGAAYILGPKERSVAYLEASHSYVTDTPDFFRRQHMHYPEHGNRFTGEPAYFAHTLASARGLLDATGYKPSDFAYAIFHQPNVKFPSTVAKQLGFAKEQIAVGLLSGKIGNTYSGAAMIGMTAVLDVAKPGDRIFMCSFGSGAGSDSFIWVVTEQIAERRAHAPKTMWYVQRREVIDYAMYARYRGKLVMN
- a CDS encoding thiolase domain-containing protein, which produces MRSVSIAGIGQTKVKEHWDKSLRNLATEAVLDAMKDAHVDYADALYVGNMLSGELTGQENLGALIADEVGLRGIEALKVEAACGGGGGALRVGYLAVASGQFDAVIVVGAEKLTELSNCGTTAALAMAADSEYETIHGISFVALNALLMKRYMHEYDLVPEDFAMFSVNAHANAAHNPYAMFRSPITLDQYKNSRNVADPISVMDSAPIGDGAAAVVLMATDNLNGTRARAVKIAASASATDSLALHDRRDPLWLGAAELSSKKAYAQAGVTPNDIDLFEVHDAFSIMSVMSLEASGFAERGRGINFAREGELTPKGKLPVSTMGGLKARGHPVGATGVYQAVEAVTQLRGEAGKNQVPNARIAMTQSLGGVAANAVTHIFTN
- a CDS encoding AAA family ATPase, whose protein sequence is MTQRRVLFLLGLCLLFSLTPTAFANGGVVWSSTGGPAGGQINALAIATGVAYAGTNGGAFVTRDDGARWDPASKGLAEDLTVNSLVVLREPTQVLAGTQTGVYRTNDGGATWTLTDPRIAEQIIFTLASDPVTGMLYAGTATTVLRSDNNGDAWSEVNRDLPAARVSGIAILAEGVFAATDAGIYVSRDRGAHWLASADGLPVGARPQSIAATKSGLLVGTTQGLFRSRDGKSWSAVTGTLANGLVKPLASDPRQPDRVFAVIAQTVWRSTDAGANWSQVKSIPGDAPVLTLAFGDKNAVYAGTVRGVWKTADDNASWQALNTGLVNTSIHALMLAPGNPPTLFAATRFGLHISRDRGASWRDAQGLSDPYVISLARDPADDQTIYAGTWGSAVFVSRDGGATFARVIESIAPNTPISSLAFASSGTTTELYAGTQGRGLFKSTDKGQTWARQTNGIGDVSRVTALVFVSPATLYAGTERGLFRLDMAKPGAAWQALTGTDLPQDEVRTLAADAQSLYIGFASAGVYRGDNAGAQWQALGRGAFPARARFQVIALNPGSPGVVYVGTDRGLYRSEDAGATWAAANEGLVVADVLSIAVDPQTATSLFVGTNGSGVVAGVDRLKVVGPDVFAIGALIGALVSAIVVLFAGAFAWRTRLSPVAQDQSWRREYSQWESAITQALWKNGEANAANLSKLPRRYLSRSLRRYAEEHPRDALDLQLAPASLKLETFAAAQKFLRHWKAAWEVVESEDAFLSVTSQIVDQLCELLGFARVEDRTYHGLAGYVVKAPALRLKIPPRFPIIFVPRQDTSPSDLNELRDMMNILNMVSYFALVIDLRDVPADDSRRSLKRIVREGAHDFIVLDGMDIRRLLGARDPSRRLVELILDQVDLTVVSPYVTSGPVPENMFFGREHELKTIVRTVRDTNFAIVGGRKIGKTSVLARVHHMLKNSPEYRPLYLDCQAVHNHTEFFSAVDTMWQLPLPSRDLEGFRAMARDVAAQYPQRVIVMLFDEIDDLLAHDIANGERLFQILRALSQEAKTRFVFCGEKTLNLALHNPNLVFFNFCNLMPLSYLARDEARRVITDPMQDMGVALDDEHTLPDRIVELAAGHPNIVQYICQKLVERINARRERVITRVDVSALAQSAQFAEYFAEVSWGAASSLERLITLVMLEHPEVTPGEMAEMLRARDLRVPPAQLEMAFDDLCLFSILRRDGPKYAFAARAFPEVLRRSQDIYGLVMSYTEEIQKGTEAIHVN
- a CDS encoding Zn-ribbon domain-containing OB-fold protein; amino-acid sequence: MDLARSWRLKDQRYRLEGTVCANCGAKFFPPRQVCTECKSQNLTPHEFDGHGEVYSFSTVYQAPLGHEGNLPYIVGMIKLDEGPMVEAQITDVNPSDLKIGQRVEMVTRKLREYGENGLIVYAYKFRPLPNAN
- the uppS gene encoding di-trans,poly-cis-decaprenylcistransferase, producing MELDKSQLTKIPAHVAIIMDGNGRWAQQRGLPRNEGHRAGVENMRRVLEGAVEFGVQVLTIYAFSTENWGRPNDEVRGLLGIFEEVISREVVELHKNGVRLRHLGTLDGISDQMKHAVRQAIDLTQHNARITLNVAFNYGGRAEILNAIRRMLREGIAPEQVDEALFASYLYSAELPDPDLIVRTAGEMRLSNFLIWQAAYAEYYSTPTYWPDFDKQELYNALLAFSHRQRRFGKLENV